A single region of the Sorghum bicolor cultivar BTx623 chromosome 9, Sorghum_bicolor_NCBIv3, whole genome shotgun sequence genome encodes:
- the LOC8071245 gene encoding DNA repair protein RAD51 homolog 2 isoform X4 codes for MANMPVSEMRLPPHLAHLLAARRLDTAKDVLSLPEVELMAILDAGLPTARAAVALVSEAACPPCQTALALLEERVRLGGGGRLATTLCGLDEALGGGIPMGKLTEVVGPSGIGKTQFCLKLALLAALPEYYGGLDGRVVYIDTEFKFSSRRMIEIGQKSFPQIFRQEGLAQKMAGRILVIRPTTLADFTKSLEEMKVTLLQHDVKLLIVDSMAALMSLENEKVTAGFSQHPLRWTLSFLKSIAEFSRIPVVVTNQVRSQSNDDGYHFSFEVDKKDGNKCAEKFDSHLVAALGIQWAHAITVRLVFESHSGLYPSLISYVLV; via the exons atgGCGAACATGCCGGTCTCGGAGATGCGGCTTCCTCCCCACCTCGCCCACCTCCTCGCCGCGCGCCGCCTCGACACCGCCAAG GACGTGCTGTCGCTGCCGGAGGTGGAGCTCATGGCCATCCTCGACGCCGGCCTCCCCACCGCacgcgccgccgtcgccctcGTCAGCGAGGCCGCCTGCCCGCCCTGCCAGACG GCGCTCGCGCTTCTGGAGGAGCGCGTCAGGTTAGGAGGCGGCGGCCGGCTGGCCACCACGCTCTGCGGGTTGGACGAGGCATTGGGCGGAGGAATCCCCATGGGAAAGCTCACTGAGGTCGTTGGTCCCTCGGGGATCGGCAAAACGCAG TTCTGCCTGAAGCTTGCGTTGTTAGCAGCATTACCGGAATATTATGGAGGTTTAGATGGTAGAGTTGTGTATATTGACACAGAATTCAAGTTCTCTTCACGGAG GATGATTGAGATTGGTCAGAAAAGCTTTCCTCAAATATTTAGACAAGAAGGCTTAGCACAAAAG ATGGCTGGGAGGATCCTAGTAATTCGACCGACAACTTTAGCTGATTTCACCAAGAG TTTGGAAGAGATGAAGGTGACTCTTCTTCAGCATGATGTGAAGTTACTCATTGTTGATAGCATGGCTGCTCTTATGTCTCT GGAGAACGAGAAGGTTACAGCAGGTTTCAGCCAACACCCTTTAAGATGGACCCTTTCTTTTCTTAA GTCTATAGCAGAGTTCTCAAGAATTCCAGTCGTGGTTACAAACCAAGTACGCAGCCAAAGTAATGACGATGGTTACCATTTTTCCTTTGAAG TGGACAAAAAGGATGGTAATAAATGTGCTGAAAAGTTTGATTCTcatcttgttgctgcactaggGATTCAGTGGGCTCATGCCATAACTGTCCGTCTAGTCTTTGAATCTCATTCAG GTCTCTATCCTTCTTTGATAAGTTATGTTCTAGTGTAA
- the LOC8071245 gene encoding DNA repair protein RAD51 homolog 2 isoform X1 gives MANMPVSEMRLPPHLAHLLAARRLDTAKDVLSLPEVELMAILDAGLPTARAAVALVSEAACPPCQTALALLEERVRLGGGGRLATTLCGLDEALGGGIPMGKLTEVVGPSGIGKTQFCLKLALLAALPEYYGGLDGRVVYIDTEFKFSSRRMIEIGQKSFPQIFRQEGLAQKMAGRILVIRPTTLADFTKSLEEMKVTLLQHDVKLLIVDSMAALMSLENEKVTAGFSQHPLRWTLSFLKSIAEFSRIPVVVTNQVRSQSNDDGYHFSFEVDKKDGNKCAEKFDSHLVAALGIQWAHAITVRLVFESHSGHRFIKVAKSPMSPAVAFPFVVESSGITLLSDESIDVTGPEITSIRCQGQNVLSR, from the exons atgGCGAACATGCCGGTCTCGGAGATGCGGCTTCCTCCCCACCTCGCCCACCTCCTCGCCGCGCGCCGCCTCGACACCGCCAAG GACGTGCTGTCGCTGCCGGAGGTGGAGCTCATGGCCATCCTCGACGCCGGCCTCCCCACCGCacgcgccgccgtcgccctcGTCAGCGAGGCCGCCTGCCCGCCCTGCCAGACG GCGCTCGCGCTTCTGGAGGAGCGCGTCAGGTTAGGAGGCGGCGGCCGGCTGGCCACCACGCTCTGCGGGTTGGACGAGGCATTGGGCGGAGGAATCCCCATGGGAAAGCTCACTGAGGTCGTTGGTCCCTCGGGGATCGGCAAAACGCAG TTCTGCCTGAAGCTTGCGTTGTTAGCAGCATTACCGGAATATTATGGAGGTTTAGATGGTAGAGTTGTGTATATTGACACAGAATTCAAGTTCTCTTCACGGAG GATGATTGAGATTGGTCAGAAAAGCTTTCCTCAAATATTTAGACAAGAAGGCTTAGCACAAAAG ATGGCTGGGAGGATCCTAGTAATTCGACCGACAACTTTAGCTGATTTCACCAAGAG TTTGGAAGAGATGAAGGTGACTCTTCTTCAGCATGATGTGAAGTTACTCATTGTTGATAGCATGGCTGCTCTTATGTCTCT GGAGAACGAGAAGGTTACAGCAGGTTTCAGCCAACACCCTTTAAGATGGACCCTTTCTTTTCTTAA GTCTATAGCAGAGTTCTCAAGAATTCCAGTCGTGGTTACAAACCAAGTACGCAGCCAAAGTAATGACGATGGTTACCATTTTTCCTTTGAAG TGGACAAAAAGGATGGTAATAAATGTGCTGAAAAGTTTGATTCTcatcttgttgctgcactaggGATTCAGTGGGCTCATGCCATAACTGTCCGTCTAGTCTTTGAATCTCATTCAG GCCACAGGTTCATCAAGGTGGCAAAATCACCTATGTCTCCAGCAGTAGCATTTCCATTCGTTGTTGAGTCATCAGGCATTACCTTACTAAGTGACGAAAGCATTGATGTGACAGGTCCTGAGATTACCTCAATTCGTTGTCAAG GTCAAAATGTTCTGTCTCGATAA
- the LOC8071245 gene encoding DNA repair protein RAD51 homolog 2 isoform X3 — MANMPVSEMRLPPHLAHLLAARRLDTAKDVLSLPEVELMAILDAGLPTARAAVALVSEAACPPCQTALALLEERVRLGGGGRLATTLCGLDEALGGGIPMGKLTEVVGPSGIGKTQFCLKLALLAALPEYYGGLDGRVVYIDTEFKFSSRRMIEIGQKSFPQIFRQEGLAQKMAGRILVIRPTTLADFTKSLEEMKVTLLQHDVKLLIVDSMAALMSLENEKVTAGFSQHPLRWTLSFLKSIAEFSRIPVVVTNQVRSQSNDDGYHFSFEVDKKDGNKCAEKFDSHLVAALGIQWAHAITVRLVFESHSGPEITSIRCQGQNVLSR; from the exons atgGCGAACATGCCGGTCTCGGAGATGCGGCTTCCTCCCCACCTCGCCCACCTCCTCGCCGCGCGCCGCCTCGACACCGCCAAG GACGTGCTGTCGCTGCCGGAGGTGGAGCTCATGGCCATCCTCGACGCCGGCCTCCCCACCGCacgcgccgccgtcgccctcGTCAGCGAGGCCGCCTGCCCGCCCTGCCAGACG GCGCTCGCGCTTCTGGAGGAGCGCGTCAGGTTAGGAGGCGGCGGCCGGCTGGCCACCACGCTCTGCGGGTTGGACGAGGCATTGGGCGGAGGAATCCCCATGGGAAAGCTCACTGAGGTCGTTGGTCCCTCGGGGATCGGCAAAACGCAG TTCTGCCTGAAGCTTGCGTTGTTAGCAGCATTACCGGAATATTATGGAGGTTTAGATGGTAGAGTTGTGTATATTGACACAGAATTCAAGTTCTCTTCACGGAG GATGATTGAGATTGGTCAGAAAAGCTTTCCTCAAATATTTAGACAAGAAGGCTTAGCACAAAAG ATGGCTGGGAGGATCCTAGTAATTCGACCGACAACTTTAGCTGATTTCACCAAGAG TTTGGAAGAGATGAAGGTGACTCTTCTTCAGCATGATGTGAAGTTACTCATTGTTGATAGCATGGCTGCTCTTATGTCTCT GGAGAACGAGAAGGTTACAGCAGGTTTCAGCCAACACCCTTTAAGATGGACCCTTTCTTTTCTTAA GTCTATAGCAGAGTTCTCAAGAATTCCAGTCGTGGTTACAAACCAAGTACGCAGCCAAAGTAATGACGATGGTTACCATTTTTCCTTTGAAG TGGACAAAAAGGATGGTAATAAATGTGCTGAAAAGTTTGATTCTcatcttgttgctgcactaggGATTCAGTGGGCTCATGCCATAACTGTCCGTCTAGTCTTTGAATCTCATTCAG GTCCTGAGATTACCTCAATTCGTTGTCAAG GTCAAAATGTTCTGTCTCGATAA
- the LOC8071245 gene encoding DNA repair protein RAD51 homolog 2 isoform X2, whose protein sequence is MANMPVSEMRLPPHLAHLLAARRLDTAKDVLSLPEVELMAILDAGLPTARAAVALVSEAACPPCQTALALLEERVRLGGGGRLATTLCGLDEALGGGIPMGKLTEVVGPSGIGKTQFCLKLALLAALPEYYGGLDGRVVYIDTEFKFSSRRMIEIGQKSFPQIFRQEGLAQKMAGRILVIRPTTLADFTKSLEEMKVTLLQHDVKLLIVDSMAALMSLENEKVTAGFSQHPLRWTLSFLKSIAEFSRIPVVVTNQVRSQSNDDGYHFSFEVDKKDGNKCAEKFDSHLVAALGIQWAHAITVRLVFESHSGCKPTSCKRIHKATNSWTWTVVVILLRKPSIQASLLIYCSMVLFFLMTS, encoded by the exons atgGCGAACATGCCGGTCTCGGAGATGCGGCTTCCTCCCCACCTCGCCCACCTCCTCGCCGCGCGCCGCCTCGACACCGCCAAG GACGTGCTGTCGCTGCCGGAGGTGGAGCTCATGGCCATCCTCGACGCCGGCCTCCCCACCGCacgcgccgccgtcgccctcGTCAGCGAGGCCGCCTGCCCGCCCTGCCAGACG GCGCTCGCGCTTCTGGAGGAGCGCGTCAGGTTAGGAGGCGGCGGCCGGCTGGCCACCACGCTCTGCGGGTTGGACGAGGCATTGGGCGGAGGAATCCCCATGGGAAAGCTCACTGAGGTCGTTGGTCCCTCGGGGATCGGCAAAACGCAG TTCTGCCTGAAGCTTGCGTTGTTAGCAGCATTACCGGAATATTATGGAGGTTTAGATGGTAGAGTTGTGTATATTGACACAGAATTCAAGTTCTCTTCACGGAG GATGATTGAGATTGGTCAGAAAAGCTTTCCTCAAATATTTAGACAAGAAGGCTTAGCACAAAAG ATGGCTGGGAGGATCCTAGTAATTCGACCGACAACTTTAGCTGATTTCACCAAGAG TTTGGAAGAGATGAAGGTGACTCTTCTTCAGCATGATGTGAAGTTACTCATTGTTGATAGCATGGCTGCTCTTATGTCTCT GGAGAACGAGAAGGTTACAGCAGGTTTCAGCCAACACCCTTTAAGATGGACCCTTTCTTTTCTTAA GTCTATAGCAGAGTTCTCAAGAATTCCAGTCGTGGTTACAAACCAAGTACGCAGCCAAAGTAATGACGATGGTTACCATTTTTCCTTTGAAG TGGACAAAAAGGATGGTAATAAATGTGCTGAAAAGTTTGATTCTcatcttgttgctgcactaggGATTCAGTGGGCTCATGCCATAACTGTCCGTCTAGTCTTTGAATCTCATTCAG GCTGTAAGCCCACATCTTGTAAACGAATCCATAAAGCAACAAATTCTTGGACTTGGACTGTGGTAGTTATCTTGTTGCGGAAACCATCGATCCAAGCATCGTTGCTCATCTATTGCTCAATGGTTTTGTTTTTTCTCATGACAAGCTAA
- the LOC8068154 gene encoding serine/threonine-protein kinase Aurora-3, whose amino-acid sequence MAAREEEWSMSDFEIGRYIGEGKFGKVYLAREKQSGYVVALKVIFKAKLEKYRFHAQLRREVEIQRDLDHPNVLRLFTWFHDEEKVVLVLEYAARGELYKVLRAAGRFDERTAATYVASLAGALAYCHKKGIIHRDIKPENLLLDLEGRLKIADFGWAARSDAKRHTLCGTIDYLAPEMVEKKAHDHAVDNWTLGILCYEFLYGSPPFEADEQDDTLRRIAKVDWAFPATPRVSSEAKDLISKLLVKDSSKRLCLEDIMKHPWIQKNAEPSGSCIKRKDVTGAKVNEK is encoded by the exons ATGGCGGCGCGCGAGGAGGAGTGGAGCATGTCCGACTTCGAGATCGGCAGGTACATCGGTGAGGGCAAGTTCGGCAAGGTGTACCTCGCCCGCGAGAAACAG AGCGGGTACGTGGTGGCGCTGAAGGTGATATTCAAGGCGAAGCTGGAGAAGTACCGCTTCCACGCGCAGCTGCGGCGGGAGGTCGAGATCCAGCGCGACCTCGACCACCCCAACGTGCTCCGCCTCTTCACCTGGTTCCACGACGAAGAGAaagtcgtcctcgtcctcgagtATGCGGCCCGTGGCGAGCTCTACAAGGTCCTTCGCGCCGCTGGCCGCTTCGACGAGCGCACGGCCGCCACT TATGTTGCGAGCCTTGCTGGGGCACTGGCATACTGCCACAAGAAGGGAATCATACATAGGGACATCAAGCCTGAGAATTTGCTACTCGATCTCGAG GGCCGACTTAAAATTGCAGATTTTGGATGGGCAGCTCGTTCTGATGCTAAACGACACACACTCTGCGGCACCATCGACTATCTGGCACCAGAGATGGTAGAGAAGAAAGCTCATGACCATGCCGTGGACAACTGGACCCTGGGAATCCTGTGCTATGAGTTCTTGTATGGTTCACCTCCTTTCGAAGCTGACGAACAGGATGATACCTTGAGAAG GATAGCTAAGGTGGATTGGGCATTCCCTGCAACTCCTCGTGTGTCTTCAGAGGCTAAGGATCTCATTTCCAAG CTGCTAGTTAAGGATTCAAGCAAGAGGCTTTGTCTTGAAGACATCATGAAGCATCCGTGGATCCAAAAGAATGCAGAACCTTCAGGGAGTTGCATTAAGCGCAAAGATGTGACAGGAGCAAAGGTGAACGAAAAGTGA